One Triticum dicoccoides isolate Atlit2015 ecotype Zavitan chromosome 4B, WEW_v2.0, whole genome shotgun sequence genomic window carries:
- the LOC119291532 gene encoding uncharacterized protein LOC119291532, whose amino-acid sequence MRARVALEPLAEEPGAEDESGARRRSGLQATLHRWARILSGGAAGDDARPAADLRVLLSVLACPLSPVPILPRLPRHVASSAQYIIEQFRATTGCGKLEGTAKSMYAAGKVRLAMLQEPAGAGHANGNAGRCHEGSFVVWQLAPGMWLVEMAVAGHSVAAGSDGRVAWRRTPWLGAHAARGGSRPLRRALQGLDPVMIASIFSTAEHAGEKQVDGEDCFVLRLDVGPSTLSSWSDGTAEVIRHGLTGFFSQRSGLLARLEDSQLTRIQSPGAAAMYWETTIASTLADYRPVDGGVTVAHAGRSTAHLARFGVGVRAARVVTRMEESWTIDDVAFDVPGLGPDAFIPPEEVRRSRLYHAMAAGGGK is encoded by the exons ATGAGGGCGAGGGTGGCGCTGGAGCCGCTGGCCGAGGAGCCCGGCGCCGAGGACGAGTCGGGGGCGCGGCGGCGGTCCGGGCTCCAGGCCACGCTGCACCGCTGGGCGCGCATCCTCTCCGGCGGCGCCGCCGGGGACGACGcccgccccgccgccgacctccgtgtGCTTCTCTCCGTCCTCGCCTGCCCCCTCTCCCCCGTGCCCATCCTCCCGCGCCTCCCCCGACAC GTGGCGTCGTCGGCGCAGTACATAATCGAGCAGTTCAGGGCGACGACGGGGTGCGGGAAGCTGGAGGGCACGGCCAAGAGCATGTACGCGGCGGGCAAGGTGCGGCTGGCGATGCTGCAGGAGCCCGCCGGAGCGGGCCACGCCAACGGAAACGCCGGGCGGTGCCACGAGGGGAGCTTCGTGGTCTGGCAGCTCGCGCCCGGCATGTGGCTCGTCGAGATGGCCGTGGCCGGCCACAGCGTCGCCGCCGGCAGCGACGGCCGCGTTGCCTGGCGCCGCACGCCCTGGCTCGGCGCGCACGCCGCGCGGGGCGGCTCGCGCCCACTCCGCCGCGCCCTCCAG GGCCTGGACCCGGTGATGATCGCGTCCATCTTCTCGACGGCCGAGCACGCCGGCGAGAAGCAGGTCGACGGGGAGGACTGTTTCGTGCTGCGCCTCGACGTGGGCCCCTCGACGCTGTCGAGCTGGAGTGACGGCACGGCGGAGGTGATCCGGCACGGCCTCACGGGGTTCTTCAGCCAGCGGAgcggcctcctggcgcgcctcgaGGACTCGCAGCTCACCCGCATCCAGTCCCCGGGCGCCGCCGCCATGTACTGGGAGACCACCATCGCGTCGACGCTCGccgactaccgccccgtcgacggcgGCGTCACCGTGGCGCACGCGGGGCGGTCCACGGCGCACCTCGCCCGGTTCGGCGTCGGCGTGCGCGCCGCGCGGGTGGTGACGCGGATGGAGGAGTCATGGACCATCGACGACGTGGCGTTCGACGTGCCGGGGCTGGGCCCCGACGCCTTCATCCCGCCGGAGGAGGTCAGGCGGAGCCGCCTCTACCACGCCATGGCCGCCGGCGGCGGCAAGTGA
- the LOC119291531 gene encoding uncharacterized protein LOC119291531 yields the protein MAASAPTGCFKCGRPGHWSRDCPSAPPSSSTNPNPNPNPAAGAGAARFAPYKPRQFSKPAAAAAAPAEGEEAPQDGAKKKRKERATRPKLTPDLLLSDDGLGFVLRYFPKAFKPRARPGSEVEDLGNLIKLYADWHSRLIPYYSFDQFVRKVEKVGASGRVRRCILELKERVARGGDPTLLHQPLVEEVIPEGEPDGTTQEDPILGTEPPSTDNHEDVDPFAMESDDVDPMQEDLLNEIYEKTADEPVIRSGDGGAEQPVAPREAEKHQDGEESGGSKPSKVELTEEQKARMEANRLKALERAAAARARASQSQPTTETTT from the exons ATGGCGGCGTCGGCGCCGACGGGCTGCTTCAAGTGCGGCCGCCCCGGCCACTGGTCCCGGGACTGCCCCTCCGCCCCACCATCCTCCTCCACCAACCCCAACCCCAATCCcaaccccgccgccggcgccggcgccgcccgcTTCGCCCCCTACAAGCCGAGACAGTTCTCGaaacccgcggcggcggcggctgctccggCGGAGGGGGAGGAGGCGCCGCAGGATGGTgctaagaagaagaggaaggagagagcgaCGCGGCCCAAGCTCACGCCGGATCTCCTCCTCTCCGACGACGGCCTGGGCTTCGTCCTCCGCTACTTCCCCAAGGCGTTCAAGCCCCGCGCCCGGCCTGGATCCGAG GTGGAAGACCTTGGCAATCTGATCAAGCTTTACGCGGACTGGCACTCTCGCTTGATCCCTTACTACTCCTTCGATCAGTTTGTGCGCAAAGTTGAGAAAGTTGGGGCCAGTGGCCGCGTTAGG AGATGCATTTTGGAATTGAAGGAAAGGGTTGCCAGAGGGGGAGATCCTACACTACTGCATCAACCGCTAGTGGAAGAAGTCATACCAGAGGGAGAACCTG ATGGAACCACACAAGAAGACCCAATCCTGGGGACAGAACCTCCGTCGACGGACAATCATGAGGATGTGGACCCATTTGCGATGGAAAGTGATGACGTGGATCCCATGCAAGAGGATTTGCTAAATGAAATATACGAAAAGACAGCCGAT GAACCTGTAATAAGATCTGGCGATGGAGGCGCTGAACAACCTGTGGCTCCAAGAGAGGCAGAGAAGCATCAAGATGGAGAGGAGAGTGGCGGAAGCAAGCCAAGCAAAGTTGAGCTGACGGAGGAGCAGAAGGCGCGCATGGAGGCTAACCGGCTCAAGGCGCTGGAGAGAGCGGCAGCAGCCCGGGCTCGCGCATCCCAGTCGCAGCCTACTACTGAAACTACCACCTAA